ATGGACCACGGTGAACCCAACAAGCAGTACCAGGGCCACGACGCCATCACCGCCGCGCACGACTACCACGCGAAGGCACTGGCCGAACTGCCCATCACCGCGCAATCGCTGATGAAGGGCGACCCGTCGATTCCCACGCTAATCGACGTGCTCTAAAGAACGTAATCGCAGCATCACAACCTGCTGCTCCGGCATCAATTTGCTCATTTTTGGGGTTCTTGGCGCACCAAGTACCCCCAAATACAACGCTTTGAGGTGAATTCTTCAGAAAACGGGGTTCTTGGCGCACCAAGAGCCCCAAAATTTGACGAATATCACTCAATTCTTTATATAATCGCCCTCTTGGCGCACCAAGAGGTACAAAATAAAGCAAAAGGCTATGCATACCGTCGATTTCCGGTATACACAGCCTTTATTATGTAAACGGCGAAACAATAATCGTCTCCGCGCAAGAAACCTGACTTTACTTGCCGGTCATTTCCTCGTAGATGCGCTTGCAATCGGGGCAAACCGGATACTTTGAAGGATCATGCTTCGGCACCCAAATCTTGCCGCACAGCGCCACCACAGGCCGTCCGGTGAGCTGGGACTCGCGCATACGGTCACGCGAAACGTAATGAGCGAAGCGATCGGCATCGCCGTTGTCGTCAAGCTTGTTTTCCTCTTTGGTTTCCGGGCGCTCAAGCACCGCGGTCCCTGCGCCGGAATCCGGATTTTTGGAGGGATTTTCGAATCCAGCCTCATCGCGCCAGTTATTCGGCCGCTCGACAATATCCAGCCTTTCGAAAAAATCAGTCATAACGTCTCCTTATTCGGCTACACAATCACACATCAATCACCGCTATACTGCCTATATCATAACGTCCGGCGTTTACCACAAGCGACGATTACCATGTCATTCATCTCTAGGCATCACGCCGAATCGTCGCATCGTTTATGAGAACAAAAAATCAAAGGACAAAAAATCGCCGGCGCCTCGAAGACCCGAATAAAGCCCGAAAATCAGCGTCAGGCGTTATCCTTTAAATATGACTATTGCAGTGTGCCCGGGCTCGTATGATCCAGTCACGGCAGGGCATTTGGACGTTATCGAACGCAGCGCGCGTATTTTCGAAACGGTTCACGTCGTCGTGGCCGTAAATTCCGCGAAAACCCCAATGTTTTCGGAAAAGACCCGCGTAGATGTCATCAAACGGGCTTTGGTAAAAGACGGCTATCCTAACGTCGTAGTCGCTTCAACCGACGGGCTGATCACCGACTATTGCACCAAGGTCGGCGCATCGGTTATCGTCAAGGGCCTGCGCCAGAACGGCGACTACGAGGCCGAGCTCGGGATGGCATTGGTCAACCGCAAACTTTCCGGCGTCGAGACGATGTTCCTGCCTGCTAACCCGATACTTGAGCATATTTCCAGCACCATCGTCAAGGATGTGGCGCGTCACGGCGGCGATGTCACCGGCATGGTGCCCGATTGTGTGGTCGGTATGCTCGCCGAACAACTTCAAAAAGAAAAGAGTCAATGATGGTGGACGAAAAAGACCTCAACGGCGAGGAAGACGATACCCTTTCCAAGGTGATTCCGATCGACGACCTTTCGCCGAACCACGATGAAGAAGACGGGGACCCCAACAATCCCGTTGACAGCGACGAAACCAACGATAATGCCGTCGTAGATGACAATGATCCGGGTGCCCCGAAAGCCGCCAAACCACTTTTTGCGTCGCCCTCCGATCTCCCGGATCTGCGGGAACATCACGACGAAACGTCCGCGAATGACGACGATTCCGATGACGGTTCCGACAACGCAGATAACGCCGAAAGCAAAAGCCGCAACGAATTCACGACGGTCTATGACATCATCGACCAGATGAGCGCCGCCATCGAGGAGACCAAACCGAGCATCTTTACCCCTGGCATGGTGCGTCTCGACCGCGACGAATTCCTCGACCAGCTTGGCCAGCTCAAAGCCATGCTCCCCGTCCAGCTCGAACGCGCGTCCTCGCTGATGCGAGAGGCCGAGCGACGCCTGCAGAACGCACAAAGCCAGGCCCAGGCCATCGTCACCAAGGCGCAAAGCCAGGCCGCTCAGATCAAGCAGAATGCCGAAGAGCAGGCCCAGATTCTCGCCGGACAAGAGCGCGTCGTAGATATCGCGCAGCAGAAAGCCCGCGTGATCATGGACAATGCACAAGCCAAGTCGACCAAGCTCGTACAAGGCGCCAACGCCTATTGTGCCGACGTGATGAAGGCCTTGAAAGACCAGGTCACCACGTACGACCGCGACATCCGCAATGGCATCGAAGTGATCGACAAGCGCCAGCACGAGGCCGCGTCACAGCTGGAAAAGACCCAAGCCGACGCTCTCGCCAACAAGCAGACGCCGTCGAAGAAAACCGAATAGCATAAACAGATACAAACAGACAGATTCGAAAGAATGATAACGATATATGAGCAGACCTGAAGATTCGCAATGGGCCGTCTGTGTGGGGCAGATTATCTCGCGCCCCGGCCAAAGCAAAAGCGTTGATGCCGATTTTCCCGCCCCAAGCGGCATCGGCGACAACGTCATCGGGGTGAAGGAGGGCGCGCCGGTCAAAGTGAGTGGCTCCTTCGATTCCATCGTCGACGGGCTGATTTTCACCGGCCACTTCGACGCGCCGGTTCACGCCGAATGCGTGCGCTGCCTCACCCCCCTCAAACGCGACTGGGGCATGGATGTCACCGCGTTCTTCCCCTTTGATTCCGCCAAAGCGAGCGTCAACGCCGATAACGGGCACGGCAAGCACGACGAAGATATCGATA
The window above is part of the Bifidobacterium sp. ESL0732 genome. Proteins encoded here:
- a CDS encoding DUF3039 domain-containing protein codes for the protein MTDFFERLDIVERPNNWRDEAGFENPSKNPDSGAGTAVLERPETKEENKLDDNGDADRFAHYVSRDRMRESQLTGRPVVALCGKIWVPKHDPSKYPVCPDCKRIYEEMTGK
- the coaD gene encoding pantetheine-phosphate adenylyltransferase gives rise to the protein MTIAVCPGSYDPVTAGHLDVIERSARIFETVHVVVAVNSAKTPMFSEKTRVDVIKRALVKDGYPNVVVASTDGLITDYCTKVGASVIVKGLRQNGDYEAELGMALVNRKLSGVETMFLPANPILEHISSTIVKDVARHGGDVTGMVPDCVVGMLAEQLQKEKSQ
- a CDS encoding cell division protein, with product MMVDEKDLNGEEDDTLSKVIPIDDLSPNHDEEDGDPNNPVDSDETNDNAVVDDNDPGAPKAAKPLFASPSDLPDLREHHDETSANDDDSDDGSDNADNAESKSRNEFTTVYDIIDQMSAAIEETKPSIFTPGMVRLDRDEFLDQLGQLKAMLPVQLERASSLMREAERRLQNAQSQAQAIVTKAQSQAAQIKQNAEEQAQILAGQERVVDIAQQKARVIMDNAQAKSTKLVQGANAYCADVMKALKDQVTTYDRDIRNGIEVIDKRQHEAASQLEKTQADALANKQTPSKKTE
- a CDS encoding DUF177 domain-containing protein, yielding MSRPEDSQWAVCVGQIISRPGQSKSVDADFPAPSGIGDNVIGVKEGAPVKVSGSFDSIVDGLIFTGHFDAPVHAECVRCLTPLKRDWGMDVTAFFPFDSAKASVNADNGHGKHDEDIDIIAGEDESEDTYPLSADCNFADLEALLRDTLVENLPLQPLCRPDCKGLCSQCGINLNDNPDHHHDVVDNRFAALAGLKAELEKEEEQRK